A window from Setaria italica strain Yugu1 chromosome VIII, Setaria_italica_v2.0, whole genome shotgun sequence encodes these proteins:
- the LOC101776989 gene encoding protein TPLATE, whose protein sequence is MDLLIAQITTDLRSSDALRQSSALLQALQQCAAGRDVSALARTAATEILSAPSSAVCKRLALDLLRALPLPPDLLDPLLLASLSSDLSFPDPDVAASSIASFPSLPSHLLPSLLSSAHADIAAALSSPAESLRLAAVTSLSSLLPRDDLALMCSTNPSLMAHATTWWGRLAELALDSADAVSASAFEALARLFQELEGRRMSRLAGDKLVDGEGALAVRAQWAADAIDFIWSRRNMLIARTMVMPVESFRVTVYPLVHAAKMVASGVVNTLRRIAKPGDTSIADSVESSAEKLVGVSDIVSHLLPFLSSLDPPLVFEVGINMLALADVPGGKPEWASAAIIAILTLWDRQEFSSMRETIVRAVVTNLHLLDLGMQVSLFKRLLQMVRNLRAESDRMHALACICRTALCVDLFAKESVRRGQKPVPGTDVISLFEDVRVKEDLNSVTSKNLFREELVASLVESCFQLSLPLPEFKNSGTESRVIGALAYGTGYGALNWTEPALDVVEVCRPCVLWDCDGRTYAIDCYLKLLVRLCHIYDTRGGVKTIKAGASQDQILNETRLRNLQLQLIRDLREVHTPRISSRLIWAISEHFDLEGLDPLLADDPEDPLNIIISNMHKILFNTDSSATTSNRIQDVQAVLICAQRLGARNARAGQLISKELEEFRASTSADSVTKHQSRYVLQVIKYVTNHPDNRWVGVGDATGDYPFSHHKLTVQFSEASAAQDRKLEGLVHKAIRELWRPNPSQLTLLQTKGIGALHKELPKACTLTGSSDPCYIEAYHLADPNDGRITLHLKILNLTELELNRVDIRVGLSGALYYMDGFSRTVRHLRNLVSQDPVQSSVTVGVSHFERCSLWVQVLYYPFYGSGGSADYEGDYAEEDSQMMRQKRSLRPELGEPIVLRCQPYKFPLAELLLPLECSPVEYFRLWPSLPAMVECTGTYTYEGSGFKATAAQQYDSSPFLSGLKSISSKPFHQVCSHFIRTVAGFQLCYAAKTWFGGFVGMMIFGASEVSRNVDLGDETTTMICKFVMRASDESITREIEADLQGWLDDITDGAVEYMPEDEVKSAAAERLKISMERLAILKAAKPKVPPAKTEQEEEEERKQSEELDGFGNPKGPSTLSKLTAEEAEHRALQAAVLQEWHQLCKEKAMKAQ, encoded by the exons ATGGACCTCCTCATCGCGCAGATCACCACCGACCTCCGCTCCTCGGACGCGCTCCGGCAGTCCTCCGCGCTGCTGCAGGCCCTGCAGCAGTGCGCCGCGGGGCGGGACgtctccgcgctcgcccgcaccgccgccaccgagaTCCTGTCGgcgccctcctccgccgtcTGCAAGCGCCTCGCGCTCGATCTCCTCCGGGCGCTCCCGCTGCCGCCCGACCTCCTCgacccgctcctcctcgcctccctcaGCTCCGACCTCTCCTTCCCAGACCCCgacgtcgccgcctcctccatcgccTCGTTCCCATCCCTCCCCTCCCACCTGCTCCCTTcgctcctctcctccgcccACGCCGACATCGCTGCTGCTCTCTCCTCGCCCGCTGAGTCGCTGCGCCTCGCTGCCGTCACATCTctgtcctccctcctcccgcgGGATGACCTCGCGCTCATGTGCTCCACGAACCCCTCCCTCATGGCGCACGCCACCACGTGGTGGGGCCGCCTGGCCGAGCTTGCGCTGGACTCCGCAGACGCGGTTTCCGCCAGCGCGTTTGAGGCCCTTGCACGGCTGTTTCAGGAGCTTGAGGGGCGTCGCATGAGCCGGCTTGCTGGTGACAAGCTTGTTGATGGAGAGGGTGCGCTCGCAGTGCGCGCCCAGTGGGCGGCTGATGCCATCGACTTCATTTGGTCCAGGCGCAACATGCTGATTGCTCGCACCATGGTGATGCCTGTGGAGAGCTTCCGGGTCACTGTGTACCCTCTGGTGCATGCGGCGAAAATGGTTGCTTCTGGTGTTGTAAACACGTTGCGACGGATTGCCAAGCCAGGGGACACTTCAATTGCTGATAGCGTGGAGTCGAGTGCAGAGAAATTGGTGGGGGTGTCAGACATTGTCTCGCACTTGTTGCCGTTCCTTAGCTCACTCGATCCACCACTGGTGTTTGAGGTGGGGATCAATATGCTGGCGCTCGCAGATGTGCCTGGAGGCAAGCCAGAGTGGGCTTCAGCTGCTATTATTGCAATCCTGACACTATGGGACCGTCAAGAGTTCTCGTCAATGAGGGAGACGATTGTCAGGGCTGTTGTGACCAATCTCCATTTGCTGGATCTTGGAATGCAG GTCTCTCTGTTCAAAAGGTTGCTTCAGATGGTGAGAAACTTGAGAGCAGAATCAGATCGTATGCATGCATTGGCATGTATATGTCGGACTGCTCTTTGTGTTGATCTGTTTGCAAAGGAAAGTGTTCGAAGAGGTCAGAAGCCTGTTCCAGGAACAGATGTGATATCGCTTTTTGAGGATGTGAGGGTGAAGGAAGATCTAAATAGCGTAACAAGCAAAAACTTGTTCAGAGAAGAGCTGGTGGCCTCCCTGGTTGAAAGCTGTTTCCAGCTATCTCTTCCACTACCTGAGTTTAAGAATTCTGGGACAGAGAGCAGAGTTATAGGAGCATTAGCCTATGGAACTGGTTATGGTGCACTGAATTGGACGGAACCTGCTTTGGATGTGGTGGAAGTTTGCAGACCATGTGTTCTTTGGGACTGCGATGGCCGTACATATGCAATTGACTGCTACCTAAAGTTGCTTGTAAGGCTTTGTCATATATATGATACTAGAGGTGGTGTGAAGACAATTAAAGCTGGTGCATCTCAAGATCAGATTCTGAATGAGACACGACTTAGAAATTTGCAGCTACAGCTTATCAGGGATCTTCGTGAG GTTCATACTCCACGAATATCTTCACGCTTGATATGGGCAATTTCTGAACATTTTGATCTTGAAGGTCTGGACCCCCTTTTAGCTGATGACCCAGAGGATCCATTGAATATTATCATATCTAACATGCATAAGATATTATTCAACACCGATTCATCTGCTACTACGTCAAATAGGATACAAGATGTGCAGGCTGTCCTAATATGTGCTCAACGTTTGGGAGCAAGAAATGCAAGAGCAGGCCAACTTATCAGTAAAGAACTGGAAGAATTTAGGGCAAGTACTTCAGCTGATTCTGTCACCAAGCATCAGTCACGTTATGTCTTGCAAGTAATAAAATATGTAACAAACCATCCAGATAACAG GTGGGTTGGTGTAGGTGATGCTACAGGGGATTATCCGTTTAGCCACCACAAACTTACTGTTCAATTTTCAGAGGCATCTGCTGCCCAAGATAGGAAATTGGAGGGATTAGTTCATAAGGCCATTCGGGAGTTGTGGAGGCCGAATCCTAGTCAATTAACTCTCCTGCAAACAAAGGGAATTGGTGCCTTGCATAAAGAGCTTCCAAAAGCCTGTACTTTGActggcagcagtgatccatgcTACATTGAAGCATACCATTTAGCAGATCCAAATGATGGCAGAATCACCCTACATCTAAAG ATTTTAAATTTGACCGAGCTGGAACTCAACCGAGTGGACATCCGTGTTGGCCTCTCTGGAGCGCTTTACTATATGGATGGCTTCTCTCGCACAGTTCGGCACCTTCGGAATCTTGTTTCCCAG GATCCGGTGCAAAGTAGTGTGACTGTAGGAGTTTCACATTTTGAGAGATGCTCACTCTGGGTTCAAGTCTTGTATTACCCATTCTATGGAAGTGGGGGATCTGCGGACTATGAAGGAGATTATGCAGAAGAGGATTCGCAGATGATGAGGCAGAAGCGCTcacttcggccagagcttggggAGCCAATTGTCTTGCGGTGCCAACCCTACAAATTTCCTCTTGCTGAGCTTCTACTACCATTAGAATGCTCTCCAGTTGAGTATTTCCGGCTGTGGCCTAGCCTGCCAGCCATGGTGGAGTGCACTGGCACATACACATATGAAGGCAGTGGTTTCAAGGCCACTGCTGCTCAGCAGTACGATAGCTCTCCTTTCCTCAGCGGATTGAAGTCAATTTCCTCCAAGCCTTTCCATCAAGTCTGTTCACATTTCATTCGAACAGTGGCTGGATTTCAG TTGTGTTATGCTGCAAAGACTTGGTTTGGTGGGTTCGTGGGCATGATGATCTTTGGCGCAAGTGAAGTCAGCCGGAACGTTGACCTGGGTGATGAGACCACCACAATGATCTGCAAATTCGTCATGCGTGCATCTGATGAATCAATCACTAGAGAGATCGAAGC
- the LOC101777398 gene encoding dystrophia myotonica WD repeat-containing protein: MASAGSGGGGGGGAGAGGLKTYFKTPEGRHKLQYEKTHSPAVVHYNHSGKTVSQMTVAYLKEKPAGQGSTPSTPSAGSGMRSAAARLLGTGNGSRALSFGSNGTSKAVSGSSRIGGGIGASTSASGSQGMANYDGKGTYIIFNTADTLFISDLNSHDKDPIKSIHFSSSNPLCHAFDPEAKDGHDLLVGVFSGDVYSMSLRQQLQDPGKKPVSYQHFINKDKDKDKDPSQGGAASSRCTCVAWVPEREGIFVVSHADGNLYVYDKSKDGNTDWTFPTVKDQSQLLISHAKSSKGNPIARWHICQGAINAISFSPDGAYLATVGRDGYLRVFDFAKEQLIFGGKSYYGALLCCSWSADGKYLLSGGEDDLVQVWSMDDRKIVAWGEGHNSWVSTVAFDPYWSPPNSDETEENVMYRFGSVGQDTQLLLWDLALDEIAVPLRHPSAGSPTFSSGSPSAHWDNACPPTGVLQPSPQMRDVPKLSPLVAHRVHVDPLSGLEFTSESILTICREGLIKIWARPSHSETNQQPDSSEQIVGNTTVKDKMLTSSNKAGATSSSFKQPSSVLFT, translated from the exons ATGGCGTCCGCGGGgtcgggcgggggcggcggcggcggcgcgggggcaggCGGGCTCAAGACCTACTTCAAAACCCCCGAGGGCCGGCACAAGCTGCAGTACGAGAAGACGCACTCCCCCGCCGTCGTGCACTACAACCACAGCGGCAAAACCGTCTCCCAG ATGACAGTGGCATATTTGAAGGAGAAGCCGGCCGGTCAGGGGTCCACGCCTTCAACTCCAAGCGCTGGTAGTGGGATGCGGTCGGCAGCTGCAAGGCTGCTCGGCACTGGGAATGGGAGCCGCGCGCTTAGCTTTGGGAGCAATGGTACCAGCAAGGCTGTCTCAGGAAGCAGCCGCATTGGTGGTGGCATTGGTGCGTCGACGAGCGCGAGTGGATCACAAGGCATGGCGAATTATGATGGCAAGGGAACCTACATCATATTCAACACTGCTGATACGCTCTTCATCAGTGATCTCAATTCACATGACAAA GATCCAATAAAGTCCATCCACTTCAGTAGTTCGAACCCGCTTTGCCATGCATTTGACCCAGAAGCCAAGGATGGGCACGATCTGCTTGTTGGGGTGTTCTCAGGAGATG TTTATTCAATGTCATTGAGGCAGCAGTTGCAAGATCCTGGAAAGAAGCCTGTTTCATATCAGCATTTTATTAATAAAGACAAAGACAAAGACAAAGATCCAAGTCAAGGTGGCGCTGCCAGCAG CCGGTGCACTTGTGTTGCATGGGTTCCAGAGCGTGAAGGCATTTTTGTTGTTAGCCACGCTGATGGAAATTTGTATGTATACGATAAG TCCAAGGATGGAAATACTGATTGGACGTTTccaactgtgaaggatcaaagTCAGCTGCTGATTTCACATGCAAAGTCGAGTAAG GGCAATCCAATTGCAAGATGGCATATCTGTCAAGGTGCAATCAATGCCATTTCCTTTTCACCGGATGGTGCTTACTTGGCAACTGTCGGGCGAGATG GTTATTTAAGAGTATTTGATTTTGCAAAAGAACAACTAATATTTGGTGGGAAAAGTTACTATGGTGCTCTGTTGTGTTGCTCTTGGAG TGCGGATGGCAAATATTTGTTATCAGGTGGTGAAGATGATCTTGTGCAAGTATGGAGCATGGATGATAGAAAGATTGTTGCATGGGGTGAAGGGCATAATTCATGG GTTAGCACAGTTGCTTTTGATCCGTATTGGTCCCCACCAAATTCAGATGAAACGGAAGAAAATGTCATGTATCGCTTTGGGTCAGTTGGACAG GACACACAACTGCTTCTCTGGGATCTTGCATTGGATGAGATTGCTGTCCCTCTACGTCACCCTTCTGCTGGCTCACCGACTTTTAGCAGTGGAAGCCCTTCTGCACACTGGGACAATGCATGCCCTCCAACAGGTGTTCTTCAACCTTCTCCACAGATGCGAGATGTACCAAAGCTCTCACCCCTAGTGGCGCACCGGGTACATGTAGACCCCCTCTCTGGACTGGAATTCACCAGCGAATCAATCCTCACCATATGCCGTGAGGGGCTAATCAAAATCTGGGCCAGACCCAGCCATAGTGAAACCAACCAGCAGCCTGATTCTTCTGAGCAGATCGTAGGCAACACCACTGTGAAGGATAAGATGTTAACATCATCGAACAAAGCAGGTGCTACCAGCTCCAGCTTCAAGCAACCGTCATCTGTTCTTTTCACGTGA
- the LOC101777805 gene encoding LOW QUALITY PROTEIN: cleavage stimulating factor 64-like (The sequence of the model RefSeq protein was modified relative to this genomic sequence to represent the inferred CDS: deleted 1 base in 1 codon) produces the protein MAAAPPGAQNRCVFVGNIPYDATEEQLVQICEEVGPVVSFRLVIDKETGKPKGYGFCEYKDEETALSARRNLQGYEINGRQLRVDFAENGRNTDRNREKGRGGPGMASGADGQKQSGGTSVVGDTSLHQPVGLPPAIHAASVMAGVLGGAQTAIVQNGLPVQYGLGNDPLTHYLARMSRHQLHEIMAELKALTTQNKELSRNLLQGVPQLPKALFQAQIMLGLVTPQMMQMAKNQQPSSSLAQSSSHLNEPFLQPDAMIPAVSRPLSLPANIPPNPTVLQEQTATLHNFPQYQHASQPPVKIFPHGHQSGLVTHPPMLSQPLGGSSSVPTQSLVASVGLMSQVQPPFMPQHSRPPVMPTSVQQGPLTHPQVAAAPETLPNEIRAADPASHLAEFAHPSKLRKLEDGTSVPGMVNISHHPAYTAPPQAVGPSGPSGSYSAGAVSFQQPGNEAQLTPDVESALLQQVLQLTPEQLSSLPPEQQQQVLELQKMLSAGK, from the exons atggccgccgcgcct ccgggCGCCCAGAACCGCTGCGTCTTCG TTGGTAACATACCGTACGATGCGACGGAGGAGCAGCTCGTGCAGATTTGCGAGGAGGTCGGCCCGGTCGTCTCCTTCAG ATTGGTTATTGACAAAGAAACTGGGAAGCCTAAGGGTTATGGCTTTTGCGAGTACAAGGATGAGGAGACTGCTCTAAGTGCACGCCGGAACCTCCAGGGTTATGAGATTAATGGTCGTCAGTTACGTGTTGATTTTGCTGAAAATGGGAGGAATACTGACAGAAATAGAGAAAAG GGTCGTGGAGGACCAGGGATGGCATCTGGTGCTG ATGGTCAGAAACAGTCAGGTGGGACTTCTGTTGTTGGAGATACAAGTCTTCATCAGCCTGTTGGTCTCCCACCGGCAATACACGCTGCATCTGTGATGGCTGGCGTCCTTGGTGGAGCTCAAACTGCAATTGTTCAAAATGGTTTACCTGTCCAGTATGGACTTGGAAACGACCCTCTTACTCATTATTTGGCCAGAATGTCAAGGCATCAATTGCATGAAATCATGGCTGAATTGAAG GCCTTAACTACTCAAAATAAGGAACTTTCCAGAAATTTACTACAAGGAGTTCCACAGCTGCCAAAGGCCCTATTTCAG GCACAAATAATGCTTGGTCTGGTGACGCCACAGATG ATGCAGATGGCAAAGAACCAACAGCCCTCGAGTTCCTTGGCACAATCTTCATCTCACCTCAATGAGCCATTTCTACAGCCAGATGCTATGATTCCGGCTGTCTCAAGACCGTTGAGTTTGCCAGCTAACATACCACCAAACCCAACTGTCCTGCAGGAACAAACTGCCACATTACATAATTTTCCTCAGTATCAACATGCATCTCAGCCTCCAGTCAAAATTTTTCCACATGGACATCAGTCTGGATTGGTCACACATCCTCCAATGCTATCTCAGCCCCTTGGGGGTTCCTCCAGTGTTCCTACTCAATCCCTTGTGGCCTCAGTAGGCTTAATGTCACAAGTTCAGCCCCCATTTATGCCACAGCACTCTAGGCCACCTGTTATGCCCACAAGTGTACAACAGGGGCCTTTGACCCACCCTCAG GTAGCTGCTGCACCAGAGACACTACCGAATGAAATaagggcggctgatccagcaagTCACCTGGCAGAGTTTGCCCATCCTTCAAAGTTGAGAAAATTGGAGGATGGAACCTCAGTGCCTGGAATGGTAAACATCAGCCATCATCCTGCTTATACAGCTCCACCTCAAGCAGTGGGCCCTAGTGGACCATCAGGGAGCTATAGTGCTGGTGCTGTTAGCTTTCAGCAACCAGGGAACGAAGCGCAG CTCACGCCTGATGTGGAGTCAGCTCTTCTACAACAAGTGTTGCAGCTGACACCGGAGCAGCTGAGTTCGTTGCCaccggagcagcagcagcaggtgcttgAACTCCAGAAGATGCTTTCAGCTGGTAAATAG